A single window of Nicotiana tomentosiformis chromosome 1, ASM39032v3, whole genome shotgun sequence DNA harbors:
- the LOC138908187 gene encoding uncharacterized protein: MALNEALRHIPQGEEVDENEVDEVHLEPQVQRRGRPPHDNVPNPPPPPPRVAHRVLPNEGYARGFFTGAPRQNAYKHIKGFADTCWGSKQTNVSEDALRLSPFPFSLRGKALDWLERLPNHSITTWDELDEKFIAKFFSSGHIATLRDEILAFKQEPNEPLHEIWERYWTMVKECPNNDMTEAMIQQTFYRGRIESMFKQMMERNVDSDAQIASYNTSIHNLEVQMGQISQALNTVPKGALPSDTVVNPKGGNNTGHAMAVTTRSSRGGVASSSNPRKIVNDDVVVQEEDEPKNDENVNDEVRIDIDENVEEIQEDMNPSREHVIDIPDPVVPKAKAPLPRPLPPYPQRLAKQNNENQFKKFIDMMKILSINVPLVEALEQMPGYAKFIEDLVKKKRSMNCETIKMTHQTLGIGQPRPTSMRLQMADRTMKRSLGIIDDVLVRIDKFILPIDFVILDCEVDYEVLVILGRPFLATGNALVDVEDGKLTFWVGDEKVVFYVCKSMRQPNSSEVCSFVDLVTEVIVDDTSAMINMEDPLEAVLLNHDED, from the exons atggctcttaACGAGGCCCTCAGACATATTCCtcagggggaggaggtagatgaaaatgaagtggatgaggttcatcttgaacctcaagtacaaagaagaggCCGCCCGCCTCATGACAAcgttccaaaccctcccccacctcctccaagggtagcacaccgggtgttgcccaatgaaggCTATGCAA ggggtttcttcaccggagctccacgTCAGAACGCATATAAGCATATCAAAGGTTTTGCAGAcacatgttgggggagcaagcagacaAATGTATCTGAAGATGCTTTGAGGTTAAGTCCTTTCCCTTTCTCACTTAGAGGGAAGGCTTTGGATTGGcttgagaggctacccaaccattccatcaccacttgggatgagttggacGAGAAGTTCATAGCAAAGTTCTTTTCTTCGGGACATATAGCAACATTGAGAGATGAAATCCTTGCTTTtaaacaagagccaaatgaaccgttacatgagatttgggaacgGTACTGGACAATGGTCAAAGAAtgccccaacaacgatatgactgaagcaatgatccagcaaaccttttataggg GACGGATAGAaagtatgttcaaacaaatgatggaaagaaacgtcgactccgatgcccaaatagcctcctaCAACACTTCTATCCACAACTTGGAAGtccaaatgggtcaaatttctcaagccttgaatactgtccctaagggggcactaccaagtgatacggtagtaaacccgaagggtggaAATAATACgggccatgctatggcggtgactACAAGAAGTAGtagaggtggagttgctagtaGCTCCAATCCAAGAAAGATCGTGAATGATGATGTAGTTGTGCAAGAAGAGGATGAGCCAAaaaatgatgagaatgtgaaCGATGAAGTGAGGATAGACATTGATGAAAACGTGGAGGAGATACAAGAAGatatgaacccgtctagggaacatgTGATAGACATACCAGATCCAGTAGTGCCCAAAGCCAAGGCTCCTTTGCCAAGGCCTcttcctccataccctcaaaggctcgcaaagcaaaacaacgagaaccaattcaagaaattcattgatatgatgaaaattttgtccataaatgtgcctttggttgaagctctagaacaaatgccgggatatgccaagttcatagAGGACTTGGTAAAaaagaagaggtcaatgaactgtgagacgatcaaaatgacacatcaa acattggggattgggcaaccaagacctacttccatgaggttgcaaatggcagaCCGAACAATGAAGAGGtcattggggataattgatgatgtgctagTTCGGATTGACAAGTTCATACTTCCCATAGATTTTGTGATACtcgactgtgaggttgactatgaggtgttagtcatattggggagacctttcctagctaCAGGGAATgccttagttgatgtggaagaTGGGAAGCTCACCTTctgggtgggcgatgaaaaagttgtGTTCTATGTGTGCAAGTCAATGAGGCAGCCTAATAGCAGCGAAGTATGTTcgtttgtggatcttgtgactgaggtgattgttgatgacacaagtgctatgATTAATATGGAAGATCctttggaagctgtgttgttgaatcatgatgaggattAG